Below is a window of Mycolicibacterium chitae DNA.
GGTGCCCTGCGACAGGTCACCACCCATGTGGCGGCAGTAGCCGTCCAGGACGTTGAGCTCGCCCGCGGAGTCCGCGAACACCACGAGCTTGGTGCCGAAGATCTCGACGCTGTGCGGCTTGCCGTCCAAGAAGCTCTTTACGGGTCCCAGGCAGTGCCAGCCGCGGGCGTAGCGGTCGGGCAGCGTGCCGGTATCGATCTCGCGAATGCCGCTGTGGGCTGTTTCAGTCGTCACTTCGCGCCTCCAGTCTCTCTAACTAGAACACGTTACAGTTTTGACCCCGATTCCCGCAACGACGGGGGCGTGACCTGCGGCATACCCGAACCCGGCGACGATTACTCCGTGTCCGGCAGCCCGGTCTGCAGCGCGATCAACTGCATCTTGGCGACGTTGGTGACGAACTGGTCGGAGGTGCTGTCGCCGACGGCGCTCTCGAAGTCCAGCCGGACCAGCGCGCGGCCCTGGGTGAAGAGCAGCTGCGTCACGGACTTGTCGCCGGCCGGAGAGGTCCCGGAGATCACGACGCCGTCGGTGCCGACGGCCACCGGCTCGGGGGTCCCGCCGATGACCTTGGTAGGCAGGGCCTCGGTCGCGGCCTTCAGCGTTTTCTTCGCGGTGGTCGCGTCGGGGTACAGCACGATCGTGTCCGAGATGGCGCGGTCGTCATCGGCGTTGACGAAGAACGCGCTGGCGCCGGGCATGCCGCTGGGGTTGGTGTCCACCGAGCGGGCCGTGAAGGTGTCCTCCTGGTCGCTGAGGTGCTCGGGCTGCAGCAGCAGGTGCCGGTAGTCGGCGGCGAGGTCGGCCTCCTTGTCCGCCGAGGTCGTCGAGGTCGGCGACGCCGGCGACGCGGACGGACCCGAGGAGGCCGCCGTCGGGGACGTCGTGCTGGTCTGGCCGAGGCCCGCGGGGTCGGAGCTCACTCCGCCGCAGGCGGTGGCGCCGAGGGCGACCGCTGCCGCGATCGCGGCAGCGGCGAGGCGGCCGGTCGGTGTGCTGAGGTATTTGGGGCGTGACAAAACTCGGCTCTAACGTTGCGGGGTGGGTGTCGAACTGACCTGTCCGACGTTCCTACCCTACGTGGCAGAGCTGTAAACGAGCTGAGACGAGCGCCCCCGGGGGCCTCGAGTGGTTGGACTCACACCGGCTTGTCGCTGGCGACCACCCACATGGAGTAGTACTGCGAACCCCCGCCGTAGGCATGGCCGAGCGCCTTGCGGGCGCCCTCGACCTGGTGGTCACCGGCCTTGCCCATCACCTGGATCGCCGACTCGGCGAACCGGATCATCCCGGAGGCGCCGATCGGGTTCGACGACAGCACGCCGCCGGACGCGTTCAGCGGGATCTTGCCGCCGATCGCGGTCTCGCCGGCCTCGGTGAGCTTCCATCCCTCGCCCTCGGCGGCAAAACCCAGGTTCTCCAACCACATCGGCTCGAACCAGGAGAACGGCACGTAGATCTCGGCCACGTCGATCTCGTCGATCGGGCTGGTGATCCCCGCGGCCTTCCACAGCGCGGCCGCGGCGTCGCGGCCGGCCTGCGGGCTCACCTGATCGCGGCCCGCATAGGCCAGCGGCTCGGTCCGCAGCGCGGTCGCGTGCACCCACGCCACCGGATGCCCCTCGGCGACGCGGGCGTCGGCGATCTGCTCGTTGCCGATCACCATTGCGCACGCGCCGTCCGACGACGGGCAGGTCTCGTCGTACCGGATGGGGTCCCACAGCATCGGCGACTCCATCACCTTCTCGACGGTGATG
It encodes the following:
- a CDS encoding thiolase domain-containing protein, with the protein product MAKQLAAVLGTGQTKYVAKRKDVSMNGLVREAIDRALEDSGSTMDDIDAVVVGKAPDLFEGVMMPELFMADATGATGKPLIRVHTAGSVGGSTAIVAASLVQSGKYRRVLTMAWEKQSESNAMWALSIPVPFIKPVGAGAGGYFAPHVRAYINRSGAPKHIGAMVAVKDRLNGAKNPLAHLHQPDITVEKVMESPMLWDPIRYDETCPSSDGACAMVIGNEQIADARVAEGHPVAWVHATALRTEPLAYAGRDQVSPQAGRDAAAALWKAAGITSPIDEIDVAEIYVPFSWFEPMWLENLGFAAEGEGWKLTEAGETAIGGKIPLNASGGVLSSNPIGASGMIRFAESAIQVMGKAGDHQVEGARKALGHAYGGGSQYYSMWVVASDKPV